The proteins below come from a single Candidatus Peregrinibacteria bacterium genomic window:
- the rny gene encoding ribonuclease Y, translated as MDAITILLALIGAVIGAGTGYMVKVIRDSKMKEGAAIESKKKLADAESKAKEILFEAKEEAMKLEESIKKDETKKRSELRELEQKLLQKEQSLDDKIENSDKKKEELEEKLEEAKKIHEEAKAVFDSQAIELEKIASLSKEEAKGLLLKNVELEYKDDIVKHYRKVSSEAREEVEEKARTILAEAIQKFAMDVTAETTATTVNIPSDDMKGRIIGREGRNIQTFEKATGVDVIVDDTPGAVAISCFDLLRRYIAKIALERLVEDGRIHPARIEEIVVAVQKEVDTLIKELGERAVYETGVAGLHPNLVKLLGRLKFRTIRGQNVLKHSISVAHLAGNLASQIGADQTVCKKAGILYNIGRAADHEVSGTYPKIGSDILKKFNVDKNVIHAVESGDSKVEARTVEAMIVQAADLISQSRPGANEDNLEQFIHRMEDLEELTKSFDGVSDVFAIQAGKSIRVIVNPDKIDDLEAIKLSHSIARKIEKDLMYPGEIKIHVLRETRTEDFAR; from the coding sequence ATGGATGCAATTACTATTCTGCTTGCGCTTATAGGCGCGGTCATCGGTGCTGGCACAGGGTATATGGTCAAAGTTATTCGGGATTCTAAAATGAAAGAAGGGGCTGCTATTGAGTCTAAGAAAAAGCTTGCTGATGCTGAAAGCAAAGCGAAAGAGATTTTGTTTGAGGCAAAAGAAGAAGCTATGAAGCTTGAGGAGAGTATTAAGAAAGACGAGACAAAAAAAAGGTCGGAGCTCCGGGAATTGGAGCAGAAGCTTCTTCAAAAAGAGCAATCTCTGGATGACAAGATAGAGAACTCTGATAAGAAAAAAGAGGAGCTCGAAGAAAAGCTTGAAGAGGCAAAAAAAATACATGAAGAGGCTAAAGCGGTTTTTGATTCTCAGGCCATCGAGCTTGAGAAAATTGCTAGTCTTTCAAAGGAAGAGGCAAAGGGACTTCTACTCAAAAATGTTGAGTTAGAATACAAGGATGACATAGTTAAACATTACAGAAAAGTTTCATCTGAGGCGCGTGAAGAAGTTGAAGAAAAAGCTCGTACTATTCTCGCTGAGGCGATTCAAAAATTTGCAATGGATGTGACTGCTGAGACTACTGCAACAACTGTAAATATTCCATCTGATGACATGAAGGGTCGTATCATTGGTCGTGAAGGTCGTAATATCCAAACTTTTGAAAAGGCTACAGGAGTTGATGTGATTGTAGATGATACTCCGGGGGCGGTTGCGATTTCTTGTTTTGATTTACTTCGTCGTTATATAGCAAAAATCGCTCTTGAGCGACTAGTCGAAGATGGACGTATCCATCCGGCTCGTATTGAAGAAATTGTCGTAGCGGTTCAAAAAGAAGTGGATACCTTAATCAAAGAACTTGGTGAACGTGCTGTTTATGAGACTGGAGTTGCAGGTCTTCATCCAAATCTCGTTAAGCTTCTCGGTCGACTTAAATTTAGAACTATTCGTGGACAGAATGTGCTTAAACATTCGATCTCCGTCGCTCATTTGGCCGGTAATTTGGCGTCACAAATTGGTGCAGATCAAACTGTGTGTAAGAAGGCGGGAATCCTATATAATATAGGTAGAGCTGCTGATCATGAAGTATCCGGTACTTATCCAAAAATTGGTTCTGATATATTGAAGAAATTTAATGTTGATAAGAATGTTATTCATGCAGTTGAGTCAGGGGATTCGAAAGTAGAGGCAAGGACGGTTGAAGCTATGATCGTGCAAGCGGCTGACTTGATTTCACAATCTCGTCCCGGTGCCAACGAAGACAATCTAGAACAATTCATTCACAGAATGGAAGATCTCGAAGAGCTTACAAAGAGCTTTGATGGAGTGAGTGATGTATTTGCAATCCAAGCCGGTAAATCAATCCGCGTTATCGTAAATCCTGACAAAATTGATGACCTGGAAGCTATCAAGCTTTCTCACAGTATTGCTCGCAAGATCGAAAAAGATCTTATGTACCCGGGTGAGATAAAAATCCACGTACTTCGTGAAACTCGAACTGAGGATTTTGCACGCTAA